From the Chloroflexia bacterium SDU3-3 genome, the window GCATATGGCCAGTGTGCACGTGCGGCACCTTCGCCGCATGGGTCAGGTGAGTAGGGTTGGGCATCTGCTCTTTCTCGGATTTTTCGCCTCTTGGAGTCTTGGAGGTAAATCGATCCCTTCGCGCCTTCGCGTCTTCGCGGTATTTGTTTTTCGCGTCTCTTGGTGTCTTGGTGGTGAATCGTTCCCCTCGCGGTAAATCGATCACGACACGAACATGTGCATGCCGCCCGCCGGGTGCTGGAATTGGGCCAGCTCGATCTCGGGCGCAAAGCCGCCGATGTCGCGCCAGTGCAGGTCGCGGCCCAGCGCGGCGGCCTGGGCCATGGCGGGGTGGGCCTGGAACAGCAGGCGCTGCCCGGCCACGTGGTCGAGCGCGCCCAGGCGGATGGCCGCGCTCACCAGGCTCACCGTGAAGCTGTGCAGCTCCACCGCCACCGCCTCGTCCTCGGCCAGCCCGGCGGCGTGGGCGGCCAGCGCCAGCGCCACGGCCTGGTGGCCGTGGGCCTGCGCGGCGCGCACGCGGCGGGCGTAGGCGGGCAGGTGCGGCCCGCCAAAAGACTCGGCGGCCAGCAGCAGCAGCCGCCCGCCGCAGCGGCGCGAGGCCAGCCGCCCCTCGCTGGCCAGCTTGGTGGCCTCCAGCCGCGCGTCGATCTGGGCCACCGTGTCCAGGTCGCCCTCGGCCAGGGCGCGGGCGCACCAGCGGGCCGCCAGCGCGTCGCCGGGGGCGGCCACGTGCAGCACATAGCTGCGCACCACGGCGGCCACCGCGGCCTCGCCCGCCAGCCCCTGCTCGACCAGGCGCTCCAGCCCGTGCGACTGGGTGAACATGCCGGTGGGGAAGAACGAGTCGGCCAGCTGGAGCGCGGCGAACAGCGATGCGGCGTTCATAGGTGTTCCTTTAGCAAAAAACCGCTTTACCACCAAGACTCCAAGACACCAAGAACTTGTTGGTCGTTTATGTGTGGAATGACCACTTTACCACCAAGCCGCCTAGACGCCAAGGGTATCTTGAAGCCCAGCGTGTTAACAACAAAAAAGGCTCCAAGACACCAGAGAAAACTTGGTGTCTTGGAGCCTTGGTGGTTAAACCAATCGAGCCTAGCTGTTGGCCAGCTTGGCGGTCATCTCGGCCAGGCGCGAGGTGAAGCCGTACTCGTTGTCGTACCACGCGGCGACGGACAGGAAGTTGCTGTCCTGCACCATCGTCAGCGGCAGGTCGACGATCGACGAGTGCGACTCGCCGACGATGCGGGACGAGGCCCACTCGCCCTCCAGGATGCCCATCACGCCCTTCAGCGGGGCGGTGGCGGCGGCGGCGCGGAAGGCGTCGTTGACGGCCTGGACCGTCACGGGCTTCTCGGTGACGCAGTTCAGCTCGACGATCGAGCCGGTGCGCACCGGCACGCGGTAGGCCTTACCGGTGATGTTCAGGCCCTTGTAGATGTAGCCCAGCGCCTTGGCAGCGCCCGACGACGAGGGGATGATGTTCTCGGCGGCGGCCCAGGAGTCGCGGCGATCCTTCATCGGCTGGTCGGTGAGCGACTGGGTGTTGGTGTAGGCGTGCACCGTGGTGAACAGGCCGTACTGGATGCCGAAGTTCTCGATCAGCACCTTCACCACCGGCGCGAGGCCGTTGGTGGTGCAGCTGGCCATCGAGACGATCTTGTGCTGCTCGGGGTCGTAGGTGTCGTCGTTGATGCCGGGCAGCAGGAACGCGTCGGCGTCCTCTTTCGACTTCGAGGGGGCGGAGACCAGCACGCGCTTCGCGCCGCGGTCCAGGTGGGCCTGCGCGCCGGGGCGTGCCGTGGCGCGGCCCGTGCAGTCCACCACCAGATCGACGCCCAGCTCGCCCCAGTTCGGAAGCTCCTTCATGGCGTTGAAGTAGAGGATCTCGCGGCCACCGACGGTGATACCCGTCTCGGTGCTCGTCACATCCTCGTGCCAGCGGCCATAGTTGGAGTCGACATAGAACAGCGAGCCGAGGGTGTCGGTGTCCTTGATGTCGGAGATCGAGAACGGCGTGAACAGATTGCGCTGAAGACCGATGCGCATCAGCGTGCGACCAATGCGGCCGAAGCCGTGAATAGCAACCTTACCCATGGTGATCCTCCTCAGTTAGATCGGGTTGTCCAAGAATACAGCAGAGCTGCAGCTTTTCACTCCCAGAAGACGGCGACACCGCCATCGAGCATGCGCCAGCGGCGGCTACTCGGTGATCACGCTTAATCGCCATATTCCGTACGGATTATACATCAGGTTGTCCGGCTCCTGCAGATCGCTTGGGCCGTAGGCCAGCCGGTACGCTGGCGACTGCGGGTCGGCGCGGAAGGCGTGCCCATCCTTGAGCGGCGGGTTTTCGAGCAGCGTGTAGAGCAGGAAGGTCTGCAGCAGCTCGCCCGCCTCGTTCGGGTCGCCCGCGTGCTCGATGAGCGCGTCGGGCAGGCCGAACACGTGCATGCCAACCGAGAAAAAGCGGCTACCCTGCTGGGCAAACGTGACGTATGTGTCGAACAGTGCGGCCCCGTTGGTGCGGTGCTCGGTGAGCAGGTGCCAGTAGGCGGGGCTGTGGGCCGCGCCCGAGGTAGACACCTGGATGGCGGAGCCGCCGGCCTGGAGCAGGCTGTCGGCCACGGTCATCATATCGCGGGCGGCGGGGGCCATACCGCCGGGGCCGATCAGGTAGAGCACAAAGGTGTGGCGCTGCAGACGCTCGGCGTCGGCGGGGGTCATCGAGTGCTGGCCCGCGAACAGGATCGCGGGGATGAGGTGCTCGTCGCGCTCGTGGATGTCGAGGCTGTAGCTCAGCTGCGTCCGCAGATCGGTGATGATATCGCCCGAAAAGAGGAAGCGGCCCTGCCGGACTATAGCGGCGACCATCTCGGCCCGCGTCGGCCACTCGCCGGGGATCGCCAGAACAATCTGAAGCTCTTCCTGCATACCTTCCTGTTTTCCACAAAGACGCGAAGCGGCGTTCCACACGCAGCCCCGCGTGATGGCTCTATTGTAGCACGCTTCACGCCAACATTCGTAGAGGTTTGGTTCCCACACGTTGCGGCGGCCCGACCGAGCGGCGGGGCGAGAAAGCAGCAGGCGGGTCAGGGGTGATCTGGCCCGCCTGCTGACTCCGAATAACGATATTTCTCGCTCTTTATTGGGGTGTATCTGTTGGATCTAGACACTTCCCTGTGCAGGGTCCTGGGTTAACACGAGTTGGTGTAAGTGTGCCTACCGGTGTACGGGTCGGTGTTTTGGTAACGGTTGGCGTCCTCGTCACAGTAAACGTTGGTGTTGTCGTCCTAGTGGATGTTGGTATAACGATTGGCGAACTTGTTACTGTGGGTGTTTTCGTCGCGGTCGGCGTGCTCGTCGCAGTCGGCGTGGGTGTGCTGGTCGGCGTGCCTACCGGTGTGGGCGTGCTGGTCGGCGTGGGCGTGCGGGTGCCGTAGCCCTCTACCACCTGCACCGGGTAGCTCGCCACGCCCACCCCGCCATCGTCGTCGGCGACCTGCAGGGTCACGGTGTAGGTGCCCACGGCGCTGAAGCTATGCGTCACAGTCAGCGCGCTGGTGACGAGCGGCTGGCTGCCATCGCCAAAATCCCAGGTGGCAGTCAGAGCGTCGGCGCTGCCCGGGTCATCCGCCGAGCCGACGAAGAGCACCTGCTCGTTCTGGAAGGGCAGCTCTGGCTCGTTGAAGTACCACACCTCCGGCTCTACGTTCTCGACGGCCACCGTGATCGCGGCAGTCGAGGCCAGGCCATGCGCGTCGGTGATCGTGAGCGATGTGGTAAAGATGCCGTCGTCGCGGTAGGCGTG encodes:
- a CDS encoding DUF4261 domain-containing protein, encoding MQEELQIVLAIPGEWPTRAEMVAAIVRQGRFLFSGDIITDLRTQLSYSLDIHERDEHLIPAILFAGQHSMTPADAERLQRHTFVLYLIGPGGMAPAARDMMTVADSLLQAGGSAIQVSTSGAAHSPAYWHLLTEHRTNGAALFDTYVTFAQQGSRFFSVGMHVFGLPDALIEHAGDPNEAGELLQTFLLYTLLENPPLKDGHAFRADPQSPAYRLAYGPSDLQEPDNLMYNPYGIWRLSVITE
- a CDS encoding aldehyde dehydrogenase, with the translated sequence MGKVAIHGFGRIGRTLMRIGLQRNLFTPFSISDIKDTDTLGSLFYVDSNYGRWHEDVTSTETGITVGGREILYFNAMKELPNWGELGVDLVVDCTGRATARPGAQAHLDRGAKRVLVSAPSKSKEDADAFLLPGINDDTYDPEQHKIVSMASCTTNGLAPVVKVLIENFGIQYGLFTTVHAYTNTQSLTDQPMKDRRDSWAAAENIIPSSSGAAKALGYIYKGLNITGKAYRVPVRTGSIVELNCVTEKPVTVQAVNDAFRAAAATAPLKGVMGILEGEWASSRIVGESHSSIVDLPLTMVQDSNFLSVAAWYDNEYGFTSRLAEMTAKLANS
- a CDS encoding urease accessory protein, encoding MNAASLFAALQLADSFFPTGMFTQSHGLERLVEQGLAGEAAVAAVVRSYVLHVAAPGDALAARWCARALAEGDLDTVAQIDARLEATKLASEGRLASRRCGGRLLLLAAESFGGPHLPAYARRVRAAQAHGHQAVALALAAHAAGLAEDEAVAVELHSFTVSLVSAAIRLGALDHVAGQRLLFQAHPAMAQAAALGRDLHWRDIGGFAPEIELAQFQHPAGGMHMFVS